Proteins from a genomic interval of Anas platyrhynchos isolate ZD024472 breed Pekin duck chromosome 4, IASCAAS_PekinDuck_T2T, whole genome shotgun sequence:
- the RPS3A gene encoding small ribosomal subunit protein eS1 codes for MAVGKNKRLTKGGKKGAKKKVVDPFSKKDWYDVKAPAMFNIRNIGKTLVTRTQGTKIASDGLKGRVFEVSLADLQNDEVAFRKFKLITEDVQGKNCLTNFHGMDLTRDKMCSMVKKWQTMIEAHVDVKTTDGYLLRLFCVGFTKKRNNQIRKTSYAQHQQVRQIRKKMMEIMTREVQTNDLKEVVNKLIPDSIGKDIEKACQSIYPLHDVYVRKVKMLKKPKFELGKLMELHGEGGGAGKPSGDEAGAKVERADGYEPPVQESV; via the exons ATGGCGGTCGGCAAGAACAAGCGGCTCACCAAGGGCGGCAAGAAGGGCGCCAAGAAGAAAGT GGTGGACCCGTTCTCCAAGAAGGACTGGTACGATGTCAAGGCGCCAGCCATGTTCAACATCAGAAACATCGGGAAGACGCTTGTCACCAGGACTCAAGGAACTA AAATTGCCTCTGATGGACTGAAGGGTCGTGTATTTGAAGTGAGTCTGGCTGATCTGCAGAACGATGAGGTTGCCTTCCGTAAATTTAAACTGATAACTGAGGACGTGCAGGGCAAAAACTGTCTGACCAACTTCCATGGAATGGACCTCACCCGGGATAAAATGTGTTCCATGGTCAAAAAGTGGCAG ACAATGATTGAAGCCCATGTTGACGTCAAAACTACCGATGGTTACCTGCTGCGCCTCTTCTGCGTGGGTTTCACGAAGAAGCGCAATAACCAAATCCGCAAGACCTCTTatgcccagcaccagcaggtcAGGCAGATTCGCAAGAAGATGATGGAAATCATGACCCGAGAGGTCCAAACCAACGACCTGAAAGAAGTTGTCAACAAGCT GATCCCAGACAGCATTGGCAAAGACATAGAGAAGGCCTGCCAGTCCATCTACCCGCTTCACGATGTCTATGTCCGCAAAGTCAAGATGCTGAAGAAGCCCAAGTTTGAAT TGGGCAAGCTGATGGAACTGCATGGTGAAGGTGGTGGTGCCGGGAAGCCCTCTGGGGATGAGGCAGGTGCTAAAGTAGAACGAGCTGATGGATATGAGCCGCCTGTGCAAGAGTCCGTCTAA